One segment of Scleropages formosus chromosome 23, fSclFor1.1, whole genome shotgun sequence DNA contains the following:
- the dctn3 gene encoding dynactin subunit 3 — MMEGGNSLQRLEGRLQELEGRVYGERGARKSKSVKIADSVARIQTALGNTANKRERVKILHKKIEDLVKYLDPQFTDHIALPDSVKLEFILADEDFLLSQAALLEQVSTLQPLLDSSHIKAVPEHATKLQRLSQIHIRQQDQTQAVSEEVRKQFEDYNKMMFLLSKQFSQWDETLRQLEGATQVKPVD, encoded by the exons ATGATGGAGGGCGGCAACAGTCTTCAGAGATTGGAAGGTCGTCTTCAGGAGTTGGAAGGGCGTGTTTATGGAGAAAGGGGAGCCCGAAAGAGCAAGTCTGTGAAG ATTGCCGACTCAGTAGCGAGGATCCAGACCGCCCTCGGCAACACGGCCAACAAGAGGGAGCGCGTCaaaattttgcacaaaaaaa TTGAGGACCTCGTGAAATACCTGGATCCTCAATTCACTGACCACATTGCTCTCCCTGACTCTGTAAAGCTAGAGTTCATTTTAGCTG ATGAGGACTTCCTGTTGTCCCAGGCAGCTCTGCTGGAACAGGTCAGCACTCTGCAGCCCCTCCTTGACAGCAGCCACATCAAAG CTGTTCCAGAGCATGCAACCAAACTGCAGCGGCTCTCCCAGATCCACATCAGACAGCAG GACCAGACTCAGGCTGTATCAGAGGAGGTCAGGAAGCAATTTGAAGATTACAACAAGATG ATGTTCCTGCTCTCCAAGCAGTTTTCCCAGTGGGATGAGACCCTGCGACAGCTGGAGGGAGCCACACAGGTGAAGCCTGTGGACTGA